In the Candidatus Omnitrophota bacterium genome, ATCTTGATAGGTCAGCCCTTGAGGAAGGATTATTCCGTAGACACGAAATTCACTTATAGGCCCCATCAACTGGCAGTGGTATTTTTCAAGAAACTTAAGTATCTCTGCTTCGGTAGTTTCTTCTTTAAAACCCACAATTACTCTTTCGGATTCTTTTCTATAAGAGAAACTCTCCGTTTCCATAAGCATCGCCCAAGAAAAAGACGCAAAAAATAGAACAAAAATTATTAAAAACTTAAATATTTTCATCATTTTTTCAAAATAAATTTTTTTGATTCTTCATAAATAAAATAGCATATGTGTGATTAAGTGTCAAGGGGAATGTGATTAAGAGAATGAATTGTGAGCGTAATTTTCAGAAATGGGAATGAGCTTTATATAAAAAGGGCTTTCTTCCCCCCTCTCTCTTTTTTAGCCACCTACGAAATGGCAAAGTTTTTTATAACTGATTATTTTTTAGATTAGTTATTTAAGTTTTGATAAATTTTGATATTTGTTGTTTAATCTTTATTCTTAATTCGGCAAGTTATTTTTTCTGCTGTAAGTCGCTCAGGTAATTTGCCCAGTATTTCATTCTCCCTAAATTCTTATCCAATTCCTGTTCTAACTCTTTTATCTGTAAGCCATCCTTTCCTAAACCAATGATTGTCCTCAAGGAATCTCGCCCTGAGGAAGAGGTTCTAACTCTATCTGAGCGCGGGAGAGAATATATTCTTGTCTTATCTACGGTCTTTGCTTTGATCAAAATCTTGAGGTTCCTTTCTTTATGCGGAACTCCTTGATAGAGTAACTTCCAATTTATGTTTTTCGTAGCCATTCTTAATCCCAGCAGTAAAAGTAAGATTAACAAAGCATACTGCAGGTAATAGATATATTCCCTTTCCGGAGGAAGATTCTTAAAAGGAATGATCTTAAGCGCTTTAGAATTTAAAAGAATAAGTTGCGCCAGCAATTTCAAAATCTCTTCCAGACTGAGTTCTTTATCGATACCCAAATTTATAAAGATAACCCCCTTAGAAGAAATAAAAGCCAAAACTCCTGCCATTTTAATTACAATTCTTAGCCCTCCAACACCCATATTTCTAAAACTCTCAATAATTTGTTGCTGAGTTTCTTCATCAATTCCCTCAAATCCTATAAAAATAATCTGCCCTGAACCATCTTCAATTACCTGAACATCAGCATTAATTTGCTCTGCAACAAATTTTAAATGTTCTGGATCAACCTTTCCTCCTTGCATAGCCTCAATAAATAAATCCACAAGCATTCCTGCATCCTTTCTCCCTAACCCTTTTAGTATGTTCTCCCAAACTCCTTGAGCAACTGCATTGTCTTGTATTAGCGTACTGCCATACCCGAGATATGTAATTGAAGAAACAGAAGTTATAAATTTTAAAACCTCTGGAGAAAGAACAAGAGAAGCATCATCGATTCCCTCTTTCCTACCACTATCTTGAACCTTTTGATCATTTCCCCCGGCTTTATCCGTTCCTTCGCCAGCTGGGTCCTTTACTTCGCCAGCCGGGTTCGTTCCTCCGCCAGTTTGGTCCGTTCCTCCGCCAGCCGGGTTCGTTCCTCCGCCAGCCGGGTTCGTTCCTCCGCCAGCCGGGTTCGTTCCTCCGCCAGCCGGGTTCGTTACTTTGCCATCTTGACCCGTTCCTCCGCCAGCTGGGTTCGTTACTTTGCCATCTTGACCCGTTCCTTCGCCAACTTGGTCCGTTCCTTCGCCAGATTGACCCGTTCCTCCGCCAGTTGGGTCCGTTACTTCGCCAACTTGGTCCGTTCCTCCGCCAGGTTGACCCGTTACTTCGTCAACTTGGTCCGCTCCTCCGCCAGTTTGACCCGTTTCTCCGCCAATTTGGCCTATTACTAATTTACCTTCCCCCTTAGATAATTCGGCAGAAGAACCACCAGAAACAACTCCCCCACTTTGTGGTAATTGCCCTCCTATTTCTACTATTCCCCGCAACATTTCTTGCTCAACTCTTGTAAATCCTCCAAAAAGACAAGGATAGGTTCCTGTCTCTGTGGATAAATCTGCTCTTTGCTGGTTTAATGCTTCGACGTCTGTCCCCAAAATGTCATCAGCTATCTTTGCTATCTCCGAAAGATATCCTTGAATAACATCATCTTTATGTTCGCGCAATATGCTCGTTCCTATATATGCAAGATAAATCAATTCTTCTAAACAGTGGGAATAACCAAGATTATTTTTTACATAACCTAAAACATCCCTAACCGTTCCTGCCAATCCTGAAATATTTCCTGTTCTTGCCGCAAGGGCAAGCTCTACACTCCATCTTAGAAGCCTATCGTAACCATTCCCAGAGTAAAGATTATCTACCGCCGATCTAAAAATAGAGCTATAAAGCTGCCTACCGTAATTAATCATATCATAAATTCGACCAATTAAACCATTACTACTTTTCTGCTTGGCATTCCAGCGCATCCACGCATCCAGAACCTCTAAATTTCTGTCCACAAAATATCCCCTTTCCATACTCACTAAAGCTCTTCGGGCTATTTCCATTTTTAATCCCTCGTCTATTCCTGGATTGTCAATAACCATCTGAAAAGTATCTGCCATATCTCTTAATAAAGGCTCTCTCTCCTCTGAAGAAAACTGAGTAAGCTGGCGTTCAGCAAAATGATAAATTTCGTTTAGTAACGTCGCATTAGGCGTAAATGTAAATTGTTCCAATAACGCCGTGAATCCTGTTGTCACGATGAGACTATCAGGATCACATTTAGGCATTGTTAATGGAGGAGGAGTTAATTCAGCATCGCTAATAGGAAGCGAATACTCACCTCCACCCCATAGATCTATAACTCCATAACCGGAAGGTATCCTTGCTAGTAAAAATAATCCCCCGATTATCCAAATCTTTAAAAGAACCCTTTTTCTCCCAAACATTTTCTTATTTTTCTCTCCCTTCACCTTTTCAAAAATCTAATAACTTTTAAAATTATTTTATTATACTTTTCTTCCCACTATAATTATAACATAACATACAATTTTTGTCAAGTTATACTAATTTTGCATCCTTTTATTTTAGCAATATAAAGCAAAAATTATGCCTGTTTAGAGGAAAGAAAGAGATATTTTCTCAAGTATCTGCTAAACAAAGACTTAGGAACAATAGCCTTCTCTAAACAAGTTCTCTCTCTTCCTTATTTTAGTGTCAATTTTTGTTCCCTTCTGAGGGAAGAATAACCTTAGCTCTTGAAATTGAATAACTTATGCTTGAAGGCAAGAACTCTCTGGGGGTAACTTTTGTTTACAGAAGTGAGATAAGAGTTTACAATTGCCGAGAAAAAGGAGATTAAAGAAGGTTCATTCCCATCTAAGAAAGAAGGTTATAAATCTTTTTTCTGATAAAAAAACATGCCGAGGGTCACCTTGGGCAAAAACCACTGCTCTACCTTTACCAAAGTTCCATCGGGTTTATAGAGTCTTTATAGAGTCTTACAGTATAGATTACTCCCATCACATAGGTCCCGGGCTTAACTTTACTTTCTGCCTGATGAATGAATAACTCTTTTTCTTCGGTATAGGGAATGCTGTCAGGGGTAGTATAAGTTATGGTTAAGTTGTCTCAATAATAAGCCTCCTACAGCCCAATCATAGCCCACAAAACCATCTTCTAACTCAATCTTTAATTATATATCTATTATATAACAATCTCTTTCCCTAAAGCCAAATCTCTTAACTCCTTATGCTCTACGCTTATCCCTCCTCCGTCGCGATATTCTAAGACTTCACTTACTATTTTTACAAACTCAACTTCAAAACTTACCTCTTTACTCTCAGAATCAACCTTTACCAAACTCTCTAAGCCCATTTGTTTCATTATTAATGCTCCTAACTGTTACAAATCGTATCCTGAGGAAGTTCATCATCTATTTCTAAATCTTCTAAGGTAAATCTTGTCTCATAAATGCGCCCTTTACCAATGGGGAATACTTTGCAATTCCTTGATTAACTCGGCAGGAGTTAAAAGAATAGGAAAATCAAATTCCGAATAGGTTTGTTCCATCACATACTTATTTGGCTGGCTATAAAGATAAACAAAGCCTTCGCAGGAAAGTGCAAAATTAAAGAAAAAAAACAGCAAAACCCAATAAGCCGAGAATTTGATGACTTTTTCTCATCTCTTTCCTCCTTTTTAATCATTTAACTATTTAACTAATTCTATACTATCTATATCCCACAACTCTTCTTTCGTCAAGTATAAAAATTATCTTAACTAATTATTTCTCTATTTTATAAACTCTGATAATCCGCTTTTGCCTTTATCCCCTTCTTCTCTCCCTTTCCTTTACCCCCTATCAAGAAACGTCACTACCTATCACCCACCACCCAACCCAGTCCACCTCGTAGGTGGCCCCGATGGCCACCTACGAGGTGGGTAAAGGGGTTAGTGGTCAGAGAATAAATTTCTTACAATTTTTAAAACGGGAAAAGCTTCTTGACTTTTGGGAAGTGGTATTAAAATTAAAAATGCGGTTAAAGGAATCCAAAAATTTAATATAGCAATCTAAGTCTATATTCTTTCCTCGGGAGGGGAAGTTCTTTTTTGCCATTTTTCTAAACTCTTCCTGAAGGTGCTTTGCTTTTGCCAAAGACAAGAGTTCTTTTTTCTCTGCTTCACTTAACATCTTTAATCCTCGTCTTTAATCTTCTAAATTCCTCTTCCATCTCAAAGAGGGAAAAATATTCTTTTAAATTCTGCCAATCTAAACGCTCTCTATATAAGTCTACCAACGCCTCTATATCCGCTAATTCTTTTATCCTGCGCAAGGGGTCATTGGCGATTGCTTGCACCTTAAGTCCGATGATATCTTCGGGCAGTAATATTCTTATTGACTCCTTACCGTTAAAAATTTTTCTTTCCTTTGCACGCTCAAGCATCCTTAAGGAAATTTTCCGGAAAGCATGAATGAAATCTAAACTTCCCCATTGAGGATTATGGGCACGGAAATGAGAAACATTCTCAGTCCTAAAATAGAGATGATATCCCAACTTTCTAAGAATCTTATCTAACGCTTCCAGTTCTTCAGCTTCAACCAGAAAATCAAGGTCGAAGGTGGCACGGGGGATTCCTAAAGCTCCTAAAGCAAAGCCTCCGATTAAGGCATAATGAATATTCCCCTTCCTAAATTCTTTCAAAATTTTTCTCAATACCCTTTCAAATTCCATATTTGTCGGTTACACAACCACCCAACCCAGCCCACCTCGTAGGTGGTCATGGGGACCACCTACGAGGTGGGTACGGTTAGCAGGTCAGGTTGTTTCGGTTTTTCAGGTTATGAATAAATCGCGGTAGGGGAAATTGCCATCGGTAGTAACATTAATCCTTAACCTCCGCAAACCCACTTCATCTCCCGGAGGAGGAGCATAAGTAAGATGGGCTTCACAACCTGCTAAATCTTTCAACTTCTCCATGGCAAGTTCTGCAGTAGGATTGGTAGCAGAAGACATGCTCAACGCAATTAAGGTTTCATCTAAATCAAGAATCTCACGCTTCATGTGGAGAATATTTTTCTTCAAGGCACTAATCTCTTCAATTATCTTGGGAGAAAGAAGATGAATCTTGTCGGGAATACCCGCCAGAACCTTTATGGCATTAAGGATTAAACTTGAGGAAGCACTCATCAATAGGGAATTTTTTCCCATAACAATCTTGCCGTCAGGAAGTTCCAAAGCAGCGCCACAGCCGATAATTGATAAATCTTTCAATTTCTCCTGGGCTTTTTCTGCAAATTCCCGAGCAGGAATTACTACCTTTCTATCTTCAGGAAAACATCCCAATTCTTCCATCAATAACTCCACCCTCTCCACCACTTCCTTC is a window encoding:
- a CDS encoding nucleotidyltransferase family protein; translation: MEFERVLRKILKEFRKGNIHYALIGGFALGALGIPRATFDLDFLVEAEELEALDKILRKLGYHLYFRTENVSHFRAHNPQWGSLDFIHAFRKISLRMLERAKERKIFNGKESIRILLPEDIIGLKVQAIANDPLRRIKELADIEALVDLYRERLDWQNLKEYFSLFEMEEEFRRLKTRIKDVK